One stretch of Lacrimispora sphenoides DNA includes these proteins:
- a CDS encoding dicarboxylate/amino acid:cation symporter, with protein sequence MEESKKRKKLGLVPRLIIAIIIGILIGMYCPSFVTSILITVSDLFKQFLMFIIPLMVVAFVTMGIADLSQGAGKLLAFTAAISYASTLLAGSAAYAVASTFFPSFVNEEVVAKVASASDKAISGYFTLGITPLLETTAAVVLAFVLGVCISTMRGKEIGDALYNVIKEFSEIITKVLNRVIIPILPLYICGTFAKMTYQGTTFAIMSVLWKVFVIVILLHLIYLLAAFTFAGILTKRNPFTMLKNQLPGYLTAIGTQSSAATIPVNIKCAESNGISEEIRNFVVPLCANIHMAGSMITMTCCVTATLLIYGMPHGFLTLFPFICVLGVALVASPGAPGGSIFTATPFFPIVGIPAVGDIASLLQAMYIAQDSFGTACNVSGDNAISALVDLYYHKYIKKDNNG encoded by the coding sequence ATGGAGGAAAGTAAAAAGAGAAAGAAGCTGGGACTGGTACCAAGGCTGATTATTGCAATTATCATTGGTATTTTAATTGGTATGTACTGTCCCAGTTTTGTAACTTCGATATTGATTACAGTATCAGATTTATTTAAACAGTTTTTAATGTTTATCATCCCGCTTATGGTAGTGGCTTTTGTTACTATGGGAATTGCGGACTTATCTCAGGGGGCCGGAAAGCTGCTGGCATTTACCGCAGCGATTTCCTATGCTTCCACATTGCTGGCAGGAAGTGCAGCTTATGCGGTAGCCAGTACGTTTTTCCCTTCATTTGTGAATGAAGAAGTTGTTGCGAAGGTTGCTTCTGCAAGTGACAAGGCCATCAGCGGATATTTTACCCTGGGCATCACACCGTTACTAGAAACAACGGCTGCTGTTGTATTGGCCTTTGTTCTGGGGGTATGCATCAGCACCATGCGGGGCAAAGAAATCGGAGATGCCCTGTATAATGTAATCAAAGAATTTTCCGAGATCATTACAAAGGTACTGAACCGGGTGATCATTCCAATTCTTCCTTTGTATATCTGCGGAACCTTTGCCAAGATGACGTATCAGGGAACTACCTTCGCGATTATGTCAGTGCTTTGGAAGGTATTTGTGATCGTGATTCTGCTTCATTTAATCTATCTGCTTGCAGCCTTTACCTTTGCAGGTATATTGACAAAAAGAAATCCGTTTACCATGTTAAAGAACCAGTTACCAGGCTACCTGACTGCGATTGGTACCCAGTCTTCTGCGGCTACCATTCCGGTTAATATTAAGTGTGCGGAAAGCAATGGTATTTCAGAAGAAATCCGTAACTTCGTAGTTCCGCTTTGCGCTAACATTCATATGGCAGGTTCCATGATCACAATGACCTGTTGTGTGACCGCAACTCTGCTCATTTACGGCATGCCTCATGGATTCCTTACCCTGTTCCCTTTTATCTGTGTGCTGGGAGTTGCCTTAGTTGCATCTCCGGGAGCTCCGGGTGGTTCTATTTTTACGGCGACTCCATTCTTCCCGATTGTCGGAATCCCTGCAGTAGGAGATATTGCCAGCCTTCTTCAGGCAATGTATATTGCACAGGACAGCTTTGGAACTGCATGTAACGTATCCGGAGATAATGCGATCAGTGCGCTGGTTGATTTGTATTACCACAAATATATTAAAAAAGATAACAACGGTTAA
- a CDS encoding helix-turn-helix transcriptional regulator — protein MKDYNVHLTLIDRIILESYKIMMEGLADYLGGGYEMVLHSLEDTEHSVIKIINGHHTGRTEGMPITDLALQMLEEIEKDGEKSYISYFTKNKKGEPLKSSTIVVRGEEKRIIGLLCINFYLNTGFSEILTSYIPAISTHSLVKTETFAKNVDELIYSKVQEVRKTVLADEGILPSLKNKEIINSLHQQGVFTMKDAVVKVADYLGISKNTVYMHIRNVGVTTEKKNE, from the coding sequence ATGAAGGATTATAATGTACACTTGACACTGATTGACCGAATTATACTGGAATCTTATAAGATCATGATGGAAGGGCTTGCTGATTATCTGGGGGGAGGCTATGAGATGGTGCTTCATAGTCTGGAGGATACGGAACATTCCGTCATTAAGATCATCAATGGACACCACACAGGACGTACGGAAGGAATGCCGATTACGGACCTGGCCCTTCAGATGCTGGAAGAAATTGAAAAGGATGGCGAGAAAAGTTATATCTCCTATTTTACCAAGAACAAAAAAGGAGAACCATTAAAATCCTCTACCATTGTGGTGCGGGGGGAGGAAAAACGAATTATCGGCCTTTTATGTATCAATTTTTATTTGAATACAGGCTTTTCTGAGATCCTGACCAGCTATATCCCCGCAATATCTACTCATTCACTGGTTAAAACTGAAACCTTTGCTAAAAATGTGGATGAATTAATTTACAGCAAAGTCCAGGAGGTCCGGAAAACGGTATTGGCAGATGAAGGGATACTTCCGTCTCTTAAAAATAAGGAAATCATTAATTCCCTGCATCAACAGGGGGTTTTTACCATGAAAGATGCAGTTGTAAAGGTAGCCGACTATCTGGGAATATCTAAAAATACCGTATATATGCACATTCGTAATGTGGGAGTAACTACAGAAAAAAAGAACGAATAA
- a CDS encoding alpha-galactosidase has translation MSIIYHEQAKQFHLYNQSMSYIIQIMANGQLGNLYYGKRITDRESYAYLLETGERAHAAISCPEPVSLCLQYTKQEYSAYGTGDYRYGACIVRQENGSRITNFTYASHRIFEGKHSIEPLPATYVEEDREAATLEITLHDDVMDTDLILSYTIYEEMPVLTRHARFDHHGKEEIVLLTAMSGAVELPDSDYEMIQLSGAWSRERYLKRRSLEQGIQSIYSMRGISSAEHNPFLALVRKETTENSGQVYGFSLVYSGSFLGQVEVCTHDTTRVLMGIHPDTFEWPLKAGESFQTPELVMVYSEQGLSFMSQIFHRLYRTRLARGYWRDRERPVLLNNWEATYMDFNEEKILAIAKKAKETGVELFVLDDGWFGERSDDHRGLGDWQVNRNKLPEGISGLSEKVEALGLKFGLWIEPEMVNKDSRFYEAHPDWILSAPGRYETPSRSQHVLDFSRKEIVDAVYGMLKDIIANARITYIKWDMNRYLTECYSRGTSPDGQGMVMHKFILGVYDLYTRLTRDFPEILFESCASGGARFDPGMLYFAPQAWCSDNTDAMDRLKIQYGTTMVYPISSIGAHVSAVPNHQIHRITPLDSRGNAAIFGAFGYELDLNHLSPEEIETVKQQIACYKKYRKLLHQGTFYRLKSPFEGNDTAWMAVSEDLEQAIAAYYQVLNPANAGWLRLKLQGLCEDMLYKVSMPGETGEYYGSELMYAGIPIDRSRLFRESGDFASFLIFINKKPE, from the coding sequence ATGTCTATCATTTACCATGAACAAGCGAAACAGTTCCACCTGTATAACCAGTCCATGAGTTATATCATTCAGATCATGGCCAATGGCCAACTGGGAAATCTGTACTATGGGAAACGTATTACGGACAGGGAGTCCTATGCATATCTCCTTGAGACAGGAGAGCGCGCCCATGCCGCTATAAGCTGTCCGGAGCCGGTCAGCTTATGTCTCCAATATACGAAGCAGGAATATTCTGCTTATGGAACAGGGGATTACCGGTATGGTGCCTGCATCGTCAGGCAGGAGAACGGCAGCAGGATCACAAACTTTACTTATGCTTCCCACCGTATCTTTGAGGGGAAGCACTCCATAGAGCCTCTTCCTGCCACCTATGTGGAAGAGGATAGGGAGGCTGCCACTCTGGAGATCACCCTTCATGATGATGTGATGGATACGGATCTGATTCTTTCCTATACGATCTATGAAGAGATGCCGGTCCTTACAAGGCATGCCCGTTTTGACCACCATGGCAAGGAGGAGATCGTCCTCTTAACGGCTATGAGCGGAGCTGTTGAGCTGCCGGATAGTGATTATGAGATGATTCAGCTTTCCGGGGCATGGTCCAGGGAGCGGTATTTGAAGAGGCGTTCCCTGGAACAGGGAATACAGTCCATCTACAGCATGAGAGGGATCAGCAGCGCAGAGCACAACCCATTCCTGGCGCTTGTAAGAAAAGAGACTACGGAGAACAGCGGCCAGGTATATGGCTTCAGCCTTGTGTACAGCGGCAGCTTCTTAGGACAGGTGGAAGTCTGCACCCATGATACCACCCGGGTGCTCATGGGAATCCATCCGGACACCTTTGAATGGCCTTTAAAAGCGGGGGAATCCTTCCAGACTCCGGAGCTTGTGATGGTTTATTCGGAACAGGGGCTTTCTTTTATGAGCCAGATCTTCCACCGTTTATACAGGACCCGGCTTGCGAGAGGTTATTGGAGAGACAGGGAAAGACCGGTACTTTTAAACAACTGGGAAGCAACCTATATGGATTTTAACGAAGAAAAGATTCTCGCCATTGCCAAAAAGGCGAAGGAAACGGGCGTGGAGCTGTTTGTTCTTGATGACGGCTGGTTTGGCGAACGAAGTGATGACCACAGGGGCTTGGGAGACTGGCAAGTGAACCGGAATAAACTGCCGGAAGGGATTTCCGGACTGTCTGAGAAGGTGGAAGCCCTGGGCTTAAAATTCGGTTTGTGGATCGAGCCGGAGATGGTCAATAAAGACAGCCGGTTTTACGAGGCCCATCCAGACTGGATCCTGTCCGCTCCCGGCCGCTATGAAACGCCAAGCAGAAGTCAACATGTCCTTGATTTTTCTAGAAAGGAAATTGTTGATGCGGTTTACGGCATGTTAAAGGATATTATTGCCAATGCAAGAATCACCTATATCAAGTGGGACATGAACCGGTATCTGACGGAATGCTACTCCAGAGGAACCTCGCCTGACGGGCAGGGAATGGTGATGCATAAATTTATCCTGGGAGTCTATGACTTATATACCCGGCTCACCAGGGACTTCCCGGAGATCCTGTTTGAATCATGCGCCAGCGGAGGGGCCAGGTTTGACCCTGGAATGCTGTACTTTGCTCCACAGGCATGGTGCAGTGACAATACGGATGCCATGGACCGGTTAAAGATCCAGTACGGAACTACCATGGTTTATCCCATATCCAGCATCGGAGCCCATGTCTCTGCAGTTCCCAACCATCAGATTCACAGAATAACGCCCTTGGACTCCAGGGGAAATGCAGCGATTTTCGGGGCTTTTGGATATGAACTGGATTTGAATCATCTGTCTCCCGAGGAAATAGAGACGGTAAAGCAGCAGATTGCATGCTATAAGAAGTACCGGAAACTTTTACACCAGGGAACGTTTTACCGGTTAAAAAGTCCGTTTGAAGGAAATGATACGGCATGGATGGCAGTATCAGAAGATTTGGAACAGGCAATCGCCGCTTATTATCAGGTTTTGAATCCGGCCAATGCAGGCTGGCTACGGTTAAAGCTCCAGGGGCTATGCGAGGATATGCTTTATAAAGTTTCCATGCCGGGAGAGACCGGGGAATACTATGGAAGCGAGCTTATGTACGCCGGTATTCCCATTGACAGAAGCCGCCTTTTTAGAGAATCAGGGGATTTCGCCTCTTTCCTCATCTTTATTAATAAAAAACCAGAATAA